Proteins encoded in a region of the Desulfurobacterium atlanticum genome:
- a CDS encoding RNA methyltransferase produces MSVYVSLLHYPVYNKERRVVTTSLTTLDIHDIARSSRTYGIKGYYIVQPIENHLWLANKLLSFWQGGHGREYNPKRWEALKLVKAVPYFENVVSDIEKIEGKKPKVVVTTAKKYENAVSFGQMRELINKEDSPYVICFGTGWGLTEDFVKRADYILEPICGPTDYNHLSVRSAASIILDRLLGLR; encoded by the coding sequence ATGTCCGTTTATGTTTCACTGCTTCACTATCCTGTTTACAATAAAGAAAGAAGGGTTGTGACCACCTCTTTAACAACCCTTGATATCCATGATATTGCAAGGTCTTCAAGAACTTATGGGATTAAAGGTTATTACATTGTTCAACCGATAGAGAATCATCTCTGGCTTGCAAATAAGCTTCTCTCCTTCTGGCAGGGAGGGCATGGAAGAGAGTATAACCCGAAAAGATGGGAAGCTTTAAAACTTGTGAAAGCTGTTCCTTATTTTGAAAATGTTGTTTCGGATATTGAAAAAATTGAGGGAAAGAAACCAAAGGTTGTTGTCACAACTGCTAAAAAATATGAAAATGCAGTTTCTTTCGGGCAAATGAGGGAATTGATAAATAAAGAAGATTCTCCTTATGTAATATGTTTTGGAACAGGCTGGGGACTTACAGAAGATTTTGTGAAAAGGGCTGATTATATTCTTGAACCTATATGCGGTCCTACCGATTATAATCATCTTTCTGTTCGTTCTGCTGCATCCATTATTCTGGACAGACTTTTAGGATTGAGATAA
- a CDS encoding ABC transporter ATP-binding protein encodes MLEVKNINTFYGNIQALHNVSLTVNEGEIVTLIGANGAGKTTTLMSICGVVPPRSGEIIFNGEPIHGLPPHKIVAKGVVQVPEGRMIFPELTVMENLDMGAYLRNDKEGIKRDLEYVFELFPRLAERKNQLGGTLSGGEQQMLAISRALMARPKLLLLDEPSLGLAPLIIKQIFEIIVKINREHKTTILLVEQNAHQALKIADRAYVIENGRITMEDKAENLLNNEKVKQAYLGF; translated from the coding sequence ATGCTTGAGGTTAAGAATATAAATACTTTTTATGGAAACATTCAGGCTTTACATAACGTTTCTCTTACAGTTAATGAAGGGGAGATAGTTACTCTTATAGGTGCCAACGGAGCCGGGAAAACCACCACTTTAATGTCAATATGTGGCGTGGTTCCTCCCCGTTCAGGTGAGATAATTTTTAACGGTGAGCCGATTCACGGTCTCCCCCCTCATAAGATTGTTGCAAAAGGTGTTGTTCAGGTTCCTGAAGGAAGGATGATTTTTCCAGAGCTGACAGTGATGGAGAATCTTGATATGGGTGCCTATCTTCGTAATGATAAGGAAGGTATAAAGCGGGATCTTGAGTATGTTTTTGAACTCTTTCCCCGACTTGCAGAGAGAAAAAATCAGCTTGGTGGCACACTATCAGGTGGTGAGCAGCAGATGCTTGCTATCTCAAGGGCTCTTATGGCAAGACCAAAACTTCTTCTTCTTGATGAGCCGAGTCTTGGACTTGCTCCCCTTATAATAAAACAGATTTTTGAAATTATTGTAAAGATAAACAGGGAGCATAAAACAACTATTTTGCTTGTTGAGCAGAATGCCCATCAGGCTTTGAAGATTGCAGACAGGGCTTATGTTATAGAAAACGGTAGAATAACAATGGAAGATAAAGCGGAAAATCTTCTTAATAACGAGAAGGTGAAACAGGCTTATCTTGGATTTTAA
- a CDS encoding phasin family protein, whose translation MERLSDIIRKIALVEIGAISVVNRKIEEIVKKLEEEGKIAEKEGVKILSEVKKSIEEQKEEIESKIEKILGKMNLVTRSEFEELKKEIEKLKDEIEKLKGDKG comes from the coding sequence ATGGAAAGACTTTCAGATATTATCAGGAAAATAGCACTTGTTGAGATAGGAGCTATTTCTGTGGTAAACAGGAAAATAGAGGAAATAGTAAAAAAACTTGAAGAAGAGGGTAAGATAGCCGAGAAGGAAGGAGTTAAGATTCTTTCTGAGGTCAAAAAGAGTATAGAGGAGCAGAAAGAAGAAATTGAAAGCAAAATAGAGAAGATACTGGGAAAGATGAATCTTGTTACAAGGTCGGAATTTGAAGAGCTTAAAAAAGAGATTGAAAAGTTGAAAGACGAGATTGAAAAATTGAAAGGTGATAAGGGTTGA
- a CDS encoding LPS-assembly protein LptD, translated as MKKLLATVLFLILANNIAFARTSYPVTVTADKVTGNIKELITAINGTLKYGNTTLSADLIVFDRKEKKLTAIGNVLFKDGNTRLLCIELKYSLKTKKAELTDAKGQLSKTDFIKAKKLIKLSQNLWIAYDGIYTPCCNCCERPDWSIEAKEFKVQTGKSFKGKWVAFDIFSVPVILSPVISGPIVEKRTTGFLIPRLGYIRNQGFTVKQPFFLVLGRSADATFYFEKRFNDGSAKGINFRYVLSPYARGDLDYNRVDSEDKTEWSINLNHSYLKSDYSYGHIRVNVVSSRNFYTESGVQDTEILTSQYTKSDITYSKLWTHAILNTNFVYFDSLDGSSDTTFQKLPEINFYLMDVPLNKKLPLTFSFDSSLTYFYRKVGFRGIRINANPSIRYTFYTGSIKNSFKLSNLNSLYTIMDNGTDHIYRNLWMYEENHFTNFQIKSKNYKLSISPELSFNFTEKKSQDNIPNFDGTDHIQEEKKIKGSLTFNFYTNQTKLAKIDIDNSYNFYMDEHPWQPWKVNVELLPESSIKSSEYIEIDSNTGKTRKINTKVEMNFPKFSLWANHYRSFVETETNNYLRWGTKIKLNRYLTFSYSHRYDFQYHFDRERTYSLLINRNCWNGNLSYHWIKSSDGKITYQITLTINLIKLGGYQYRYEGEKFEPTSITGG; from the coding sequence GTGAAAAAGCTTTTAGCTACCGTGCTTTTTCTAATTCTTGCAAACAATATCGCCTTCGCCAGAACATCTTACCCTGTTACAGTTACAGCTGATAAAGTTACAGGAAACATTAAAGAACTCATAACAGCAATAAACGGAACTTTAAAATACGGAAACACAACACTATCCGCTGACCTTATAGTTTTTGACAGAAAGGAAAAAAAACTAACGGCCATAGGTAATGTTCTATTTAAAGATGGAAACACAAGACTTCTCTGCATCGAGCTTAAATACTCCCTTAAAACCAAAAAAGCGGAATTAACAGATGCAAAAGGACAGTTGTCAAAAACAGACTTTATAAAAGCTAAAAAACTTATAAAACTATCACAAAACTTGTGGATAGCATACGATGGAATATATACCCCCTGCTGTAACTGCTGTGAAAGACCTGACTGGTCAATAGAAGCAAAAGAGTTTAAGGTGCAGACGGGGAAAAGTTTTAAAGGGAAATGGGTCGCTTTTGACATATTTTCTGTTCCTGTAATACTTTCACCTGTAATAAGTGGACCGATAGTTGAAAAGAGAACAACAGGATTTTTAATACCTCGTCTTGGCTACATAAGAAACCAGGGATTTACAGTAAAGCAACCTTTCTTTCTTGTCCTTGGAAGAAGTGCTGACGCTACATTTTACTTTGAAAAGCGATTCAATGATGGAAGTGCAAAAGGTATAAATTTTCGCTACGTTTTATCTCCATATGCCAGAGGCGATCTTGATTACAACAGGGTTGACTCTGAAGACAAAACAGAGTGGAGTATAAACTTAAATCATTCCTACTTAAAATCGGATTACTCTTACGGCCATATAAGAGTCAACGTTGTAAGCAGTAGAAACTTTTATACAGAAAGCGGTGTTCAGGACACAGAGATCCTTACAAGCCAATACACAAAATCGGACATTACTTACTCAAAACTATGGACTCATGCTATCTTAAATACAAATTTTGTTTATTTTGACAGTCTTGACGGTTCTTCAGACACAACGTTTCAAAAACTTCCAGAAATCAATTTCTACCTTATGGACGTTCCTTTGAATAAAAAACTTCCTTTAACGTTCAGCTTTGATTCAAGTCTTACCTACTTTTACAGAAAAGTCGGTTTCCGTGGCATTAGAATAAACGCAAATCCCTCCATCAGATATACATTTTACACAGGAAGCATAAAAAACAGTTTCAAACTCTCAAACCTCAACTCTTTATACACTATAATGGACAACGGAACAGACCATATCTATAGAAACCTTTGGATGTATGAAGAGAACCATTTTACAAACTTTCAGATCAAATCAAAAAATTACAAACTTTCCATCTCTCCCGAATTGTCTTTCAATTTCACAGAAAAGAAAAGCCAGGATAATATTCCCAATTTTGACGGCACAGACCACATACAGGAAGAAAAAAAGATAAAGGGAAGTTTAACTTTTAACTTCTACACAAATCAGACAAAACTTGCAAAAATTGATATAGATAACAGCTACAATTTTTATATGGATGAACACCCATGGCAACCCTGGAAAGTAAACGTAGAACTGTTACCTGAATCCAGCATAAAAAGCAGTGAATACATAGAAATTGATAGTAATACCGGCAAAACCAGAAAGATAAACACAAAAGTAGAAATGAACTTTCCAAAATTTTCCCTGTGGGCAAATCATTACAGATCTTTTGTTGAAACCGAAACCAACAACTACCTGAGATGGGGAACAAAAATAAAGCTAAACAGATACCTTACATTCTCATATTCCCACAGATACGATTTTCAATACCACTTTGACAGAGAAAGAACATATTCTTTATTAATAAACAGAAACTGCTGGAACGGAAATCTATCCTACCATTGGATTAAAAGCTCCGATGGTAAAATCACATACCAGATAACACTAACAATAAACCTGATAAAACTTGGAGGCTACCAGTATAGATATGAGGGAGAAAAATTTGAACCTACATCTATTACAGGAGGTTAA
- a CDS encoding DUF6485 family protein produces the protein MECKRERNISSCGCSYRNCPRKGICCECIRYHRKNNELPGCLFPSEAERMYDRSMEFFIKVWAEKLGYKLVKA, from the coding sequence ATGGAATGTAAAAGAGAGAGAAACATTTCCTCATGCGGATGCTCTTATAGAAACTGCCCAAGAAAAGGAATATGCTGTGAATGCATAAGATATCACAGAAAAAATAATGAGCTTCCCGGATGTTTATTTCCGTCAGAAGCTGAAAGAATGTATGATAGAAGTATGGAATTTTTCATAAAAGTGTGGGCTGAAAAATTGGGATATAAACTGGTAAAGGCGTAA
- a CDS encoding ABC1 kinase family protein, whose amino-acid sequence MISIGERNKRLRDILGALFYCSYEYLSERVPSVFLRAGKLFFRKWKFLLDYPPPERLRVALETLGPTYIKIGQMLSTRVDVFSEEFIKELEKLQDKVPPAPTEEILSVLGDIRDEFLEFSEEPIGSGSIAQVHTAVLKSGEKVAVKVIKPGVEKHIKKDITILKLLVNKLAGFVKPLRDYRVPSIVEEFERVLLDEFDLTKEASYMEMFRQFAVEKEPRLVIPEVYWDYTNRNVLVSEFIEGTKLTDVKNLEKFDRRKLAEDFVIVVNRQIFELSVFHGDLHPGNIFVLDDGRLAFVDFGIIGRLCPDTFSAFFMFSYAVMKKDVDLIIEALKMVGAVGKDVNEQLLKRELLIFLDKYYNRPLSKIDAEKFFYEELAITKQFNLVLPEELLVLLKTVTHTESVARIIYPEFTLPPVLQPYLKKLIPKFLLDDFRRRTMKTAVSYTSFMQRLPSLIESKLTEKEKKDYFPLLESAFLLGGACVLSFKPLLLPLYLAGAGAYIFFKKGEG is encoded by the coding sequence TTGATATCAATAGGCGAAAGAAACAAAAGGTTAAGGGATATTTTAGGGGCACTCTTTTATTGTAGTTATGAGTATTTAAGTGAACGTGTTCCTTCTGTTTTTTTAAGAGCAGGGAAGCTTTTTTTTAGAAAATGGAAATTTCTGCTTGACTATCCTCCTCCAGAAAGGTTGAGAGTTGCTCTTGAAACTCTTGGACCAACCTACATAAAAATTGGTCAGATGCTTTCAACAAGGGTTGATGTTTTCTCTGAAGAGTTTATAAAAGAACTTGAAAAACTTCAGGATAAAGTTCCTCCCGCTCCGACAGAAGAGATACTTTCTGTTTTAGGTGATATTAGGGATGAGTTTTTGGAATTCTCCGAGGAACCTATAGGTTCAGGCTCTATAGCACAGGTTCACACTGCGGTTTTAAAGTCCGGTGAAAAGGTTGCTGTGAAGGTTATAAAGCCGGGAGTTGAAAAGCATATAAAGAAAGATATAACCATTCTAAAACTTTTGGTGAACAAACTTGCGGGATTTGTTAAACCTTTAAGGGATTACAGGGTTCCTTCCATAGTTGAAGAGTTTGAAAGGGTTTTACTTGATGAGTTTGACCTTACAAAAGAGGCATCCTACATGGAGATGTTTCGGCAGTTTGCCGTTGAAAAGGAGCCAAGGCTTGTTATACCAGAAGTTTACTGGGATTATACAAATAGAAATGTTCTTGTGTCTGAATTTATAGAGGGAACAAAGCTTACAGATGTGAAAAATCTTGAGAAATTTGACAGGCGCAAGCTTGCTGAAGATTTTGTTATAGTTGTAAACAGGCAGATTTTTGAGCTTTCGGTGTTTCACGGAGATTTGCATCCGGGTAATATATTTGTTCTTGACGATGGAAGGCTTGCTTTTGTAGATTTTGGAATAATTGGAAGACTCTGTCCGGATACCTTTTCTGCGTTTTTCATGTTTTCTTATGCGGTTATGAAAAAGGATGTTGACCTTATTATTGAAGCTTTAAAGATGGTTGGAGCTGTTGGAAAAGATGTGAATGAGCAGCTTCTTAAAAGAGAACTTCTGATTTTTCTTGATAAGTATTACAACAGACCTCTTTCAAAGATAGATGCTGAAAAGTTTTTCTACGAAGAACTTGCAATAACAAAGCAGTTTAATCTTGTTCTCCCTGAAGAGCTTCTTGTTCTTCTTAAAACTGTTACACATACAGAGTCTGTGGCAAGAATTATCTATCCAGAATTTACCCTGCCTCCTGTCCTTCAACCATATTTGAAAAAGCTTATTCCAAAATTTTTACTTGATGATTTTAGAAGAAGAACAATGAAAACGGCGGTTTCTTATACTTCTTTTATGCAGAGATTGCCGTCTTTAATTGAAAGCAAACTTACAGAAAAGGAAAAAAAAGATTATTTTCCGCTACTTGAAAGTGCGTTTTTACTGGGTGGAGCCTGTGTTCTCTCATTTAAACCGCTCCTACTTCCCCTTTATCTTGCAGGGGCTGGAGCTTATATTTTTTTCAAAAAAGGAGAAGGTTAG
- a CDS encoding branched-chain amino acid ABC transporter substrate-binding protein, producing MKKIFSLLSVALVAVLMTVAPSIAADVIKIGVAGPHTGDLAPFGIPTVHAAKIVTEKYNKNGGILGKKIELIVLDDQCKPEVATNVATSLVTSKVVGVIGHICSGATKAALPIYKQDKIPVISPSATNPSLTEIGYPVFFRTIAPDDAQGKLQADFIINKLHAKRVAIIHDKGDYGKGLATYVKNYIEKSGKAKVVLFEGITPGAMDYSAVVQKIKRARPDVVMFGGYHPEASKIVMTMRRKRLKAPFISGDGIKNDKFIQVAGKYAEGVYASGPKDISGNPLYKVAFSEHKKKYGTKPGAFYFNAYAATQALFEAIKKAGTTDFDKVTAALRSNYVETPLGKIKFDKKGEAEGVGFAVYQVRNGKFVQIYAPSK from the coding sequence ATGAAGAAGATATTTAGCCTTCTTTCTGTAGCTTTAGTTGCGGTGCTTATGACAGTTGCGCCGTCTATTGCTGCAGATGTTATCAAAATAGGGGTTGCAGGGCCTCACACAGGTGATCTTGCTCCTTTCGGTATTCCGACAGTTCACGCGGCTAAGATAGTTACAGAAAAGTACAACAAAAACGGTGGTATTCTTGGTAAGAAGATTGAACTTATCGTTCTTGATGACCAGTGTAAGCCGGAAGTGGCGACAAACGTTGCTACAAGCCTTGTTACAAGCAAGGTTGTAGGTGTAATTGGTCATATCTGTAGTGGAGCAACAAAGGCGGCTCTTCCTATCTATAAACAGGATAAAATTCCTGTAATTTCTCCATCTGCAACAAATCCTTCTCTTACAGAGATTGGATATCCTGTGTTTTTCAGAACAATTGCTCCTGATGATGCACAGGGCAAACTGCAGGCTGATTTTATAATTAACAAGCTTCATGCTAAAAGAGTTGCTATTATTCATGATAAAGGTGACTACGGTAAAGGTCTTGCAACTTATGTTAAAAACTATATAGAAAAGAGCGGTAAAGCCAAAGTTGTTCTTTTTGAGGGTATAACTCCGGGAGCTATGGATTATTCTGCTGTTGTTCAAAAAATCAAAAGAGCTCGTCCAGATGTTGTAATGTTTGGTGGATACCATCCAGAAGCTTCAAAAATTGTTATGACAATGAGAAGAAAAAGACTTAAAGCGCCTTTTATTTCCGGTGATGGTATAAAGAACGATAAGTTTATTCAGGTAGCTGGAAAGTACGCAGAAGGAGTTTATGCTTCAGGTCCAAAGGATATTTCTGGAAATCCTCTCTATAAGGTTGCCTTTAGTGAACATAAGAAAAAGTATGGAACAAAGCCGGGAGCATTTTACTTTAACGCTTATGCTGCGACACAGGCTCTTTTTGAGGCTATCAAAAAAGCAGGAACAACAGATTTTGATAAAGTTACTGCTGCACTTCGCTCAAACTATGTGGAAACACCACTTGGAAAAATTAAGTTTGATAAAAAAGGTGAAGCTGAAGGTGTAGGCTTTGCAGTTTATCAGGTAAGGAACGGAAAGTTTGTTCAGATTTATGCACCTTCAAAGTAA
- a CDS encoding ABC transporter ATP-binding protein, giving the protein MEAQKEPILEVKNLTKKFGGLVAVDNVTLEVYPEQIVALIGPNGAGKTTFFNCVTGIYKPTSGDIFLKTKEGKKVRINGLKPNQITELGLARTFQNIRLFPNMTALENVMIGRHCRTRTGILGAIFRPPKTKEEEEETIEKSYQLLKTVGLEKYVNELAKNLPYGAQRRLEIARALATEPTILLLDEPAAGMNPKETAELMDLIYHIRDNEKIAILLIEHDMKLVMNISEMVYVMEYGRLLAKGTPEEIRRNPDVIKAYLGEEHNA; this is encoded by the coding sequence ATGGAAGCACAAAAGGAGCCTATTCTTGAAGTTAAAAATTTAACTAAAAAGTTTGGTGGTCTTGTAGCTGTTGATAATGTAACTCTTGAAGTTTATCCTGAGCAGATAGTTGCCCTTATAGGTCCAAACGGTGCTGGAAAAACAACATTTTTCAACTGTGTAACTGGAATCTATAAGCCGACTTCCGGAGATATATTTTTGAAAACAAAAGAAGGCAAAAAGGTAAGGATTAACGGTTTAAAGCCCAATCAGATTACAGAACTTGGCCTTGCAAGAACCTTTCAGAACATAAGGCTTTTTCCCAATATGACAGCACTTGAGAACGTTATGATAGGAAGACACTGCAGGACAAGAACAGGCATTCTTGGCGCTATTTTTAGACCGCCGAAAACAAAAGAAGAGGAAGAGGAAACGATAGAGAAAAGCTATCAGCTTCTTAAAACTGTAGGTCTTGAAAAGTATGTAAATGAACTTGCGAAAAATTTACCATACGGGGCACAGAGACGCCTTGAAATAGCAAGGGCTCTTGCCACAGAACCTACAATTCTTCTTCTTGATGAACCTGCTGCAGGAATGAATCCGAAAGAGACAGCTGAGCTTATGGATCTAATTTACCACATAAGAGATAATGAGAAGATAGCTATACTTTTGATAGAGCACGATATGAAGCTTGTTATGAACATTTCTGAAATGGTTTACGTGATGGAATACGGAAGACTTCTTGCGAAAGGCACTCCAGAGGAGATAAGAAGGAATCCAGACGTTATAAAAGCTTACCTTGGAGAGGAGCACAATGCTTGA
- the livM gene encoding high-affinity branched-chain amino acid ABC transporter permease LivM, with protein MERVVEEMKKSLITALWFVFLTFPIMVIKLHPAENSVSYRWNNVIYVFIGAFFLSMLWRYLLERRDKKAGGNTEDTFIYKLLNHPYYSKLIYLSALVFILVFPLIFSSYQTNIMTTALIYVVLGLGLNIVVGLAGLLDLGYVAFYAVGAYGYALLNKYFGLGFWAVFPIAGILAAIAGIILVFPILRLRGDYLAIVTLGFGEIIRIVLENWDSLTNGPSGISGIPRPSLFGIKMNVDQSLVFIYYITVALVIFTIFVVNRLQNSRLGRAWLALKEDEIACQAMGIDRVKAKLSAFALGATWAGFAGVIFAAKTTFVNPASFTFFESVVILAIVVLGGMGSIVGVIIAALMMILLPEYLRAFSDYRMLVFGLAMVLVMVFRPEGLIPFRGGRFVYKKKELEKDGSTKGAYS; from the coding sequence ATGGAAAGAGTGGTAGAAGAGATGAAAAAGTCGCTTATAACGGCTTTATGGTTTGTTTTTCTCACATTTCCCATTATGGTTATTAAGCTTCATCCTGCTGAAAACAGTGTTTCTTACAGATGGAATAACGTTATTTATGTTTTTATCGGAGCGTTCTTTTTGTCAATGCTGTGGAGATATCTTCTTGAAAGGAGAGATAAGAAAGCTGGTGGAAATACCGAAGATACTTTTATTTATAAGCTTTTAAATCATCCTTATTACAGTAAACTTATATATTTGTCCGCTTTGGTGTTCATTCTCGTTTTTCCTTTAATCTTCTCTTCATATCAGACCAACATCATGACAACAGCGTTGATTTATGTTGTTCTTGGTCTTGGACTTAATATCGTTGTGGGGCTTGCTGGTCTTCTTGACCTTGGGTATGTTGCCTTCTATGCTGTTGGGGCTTATGGATACGCACTTTTGAACAAATATTTTGGACTTGGATTCTGGGCAGTTTTTCCCATTGCAGGTATTCTTGCTGCTATAGCAGGTATTATTCTTGTTTTTCCGATTTTAAGGCTCCGTGGTGATTATCTTGCCATTGTTACTCTTGGTTTTGGAGAAATTATTAGAATTGTTCTTGAAAACTGGGATAGTCTTACAAACGGGCCAAGTGGTATTTCAGGCATTCCGAGGCCGTCTCTTTTTGGAATAAAGATGAATGTTGACCAGTCTTTGGTTTTCATCTATTACATTACCGTTGCCCTTGTAATATTTACAATTTTTGTTGTAAACAGACTTCAAAATTCCCGTCTTGGAAGGGCATGGCTTGCTCTTAAAGAGGATGAGATAGCATGTCAGGCGATGGGAATAGATAGAGTTAAAGCTAAACTTTCTGCCTTTGCCCTTGGTGCCACATGGGCGGGGTTTGCAGGGGTTATTTTTGCCGCTAAAACTACATTTGTTAACCCTGCAAGCTTTACTTTTTTTGAATCTGTGGTTATTCTTGCTATAGTTGTTCTTGGTGGAATGGGTTCAATAGTTGGTGTGATAATTGCCGCACTTATGATGATACTTTTGCCGGAGTATTTAAGAGCTTTCTCAGATTACAGAATGCTTGTATTTGGTCTTGCGATGGTTCTTGTAATGGTGTTTAGACCTGAAGGTTTAATTCCTTTTAGAGGTGGAAGATTCGTTTACAAAAAGAAGGAGTTAGAAAAGGATGGAAGCACAAAAGGAGCCTATTCTTGA
- a CDS encoding prephenate dehydrogenase, whose translation MEEFKEISIIGLGLIGGSFALNLKNGGFKGKITAVDLNPEAIEKGKELGIIDDGDTEGEAIKTADLVVIATPVGAYKSVIKTIKEKIDRNKKVIVTDLGSVKGQLVYFCEKELEGVAPFVGGHPIAGTEKSGVENSVNGLFKGAKFIITPTENTDIKAKGKIKQLWQKLGSEVIEMDPYYHDQIFASVSHLPHVVAYSIVDAIDILSKKFKTDLFQFTGGGFRDFTRIAMSDPVMWRDICIENKDNILEAIKTFKNALTEVEKLIEKNDREGLKKFFEIAREKRNKIQ comes from the coding sequence ATGGAGGAATTTAAAGAGATTTCAATAATCGGACTTGGACTTATTGGAGGTTCATTTGCACTTAATCTTAAAAATGGAGGATTTAAAGGGAAAATTACCGCCGTTGACCTTAATCCTGAAGCTATAGAAAAAGGTAAGGAGCTTGGTATAATAGATGACGGAGATACAGAGGGAGAGGCGATTAAAACAGCTGACCTTGTAGTTATTGCGACCCCTGTAGGTGCCTACAAAAGCGTAATTAAAACAATAAAAGAAAAGATAGACAGAAACAAAAAAGTAATAGTTACAGACCTTGGCAGTGTAAAGGGACAGCTGGTTTACTTTTGTGAAAAAGAACTTGAAGGAGTTGCACCTTTTGTTGGTGGCCATCCGATAGCAGGAACTGAAAAATCAGGCGTTGAAAACAGCGTTAACGGCCTTTTTAAAGGAGCAAAATTCATAATTACACCCACTGAAAACACCGACATAAAAGCAAAAGGGAAAATAAAACAGCTGTGGCAAAAACTCGGGTCAGAAGTTATAGAAATGGATCCTTACTACCATGACCAAATTTTTGCATCTGTAAGCCATCTTCCCCACGTTGTAGCTTACTCAATAGTTGATGCAATAGATATACTCTCTAAAAAATTCAAAACAGACCTTTTCCAGTTTACAGGAGGCGGTTTTAGAGATTTTACAAGAATTGCGATGAGCGACCCTGTAATGTGGAGGGATATTTGCATTGAAAACAAAGATAATATTTTAGAAGCTATAAAAACGTTTAAAAATGCGCTCACTGAGGTTGAAAAACTGATAGAAAAAAATGACAGAGAAGGGCTTAAAAAATTCTTTGAGATTGCAAGGGAAAAAAGAAACAAAATCCAGTAG
- a CDS encoding branched-chain amino acid ABC transporter permease, which translates to MDWAYFLDLFMSGLTKGSIYALIALGYTMVYGIIQLINFAHGEIYMIGAFVALITATILASMGLNIVFVFLISTLVAVIYSSAYGFTVEKIAYKPLRHASRLSPLISAIGMSIFLQNYVMLSQTADFVPFPEIIPVPKFLDKIADYVDPVGVVIIVVTVIVMIALHLFVKKTKMGKAMRATAQNKTMAMLCGVDVDKTISLTFIIGSALAAVGGVLIGSYVGQINFFIGFIAGLKAFTAAVLGGIGSIPGAALGGVVLGLTESFGTGYISSDYEDVFAFIILVLILIFRPAGILGKSNTEKV; encoded by the coding sequence ATGGACTGGGCTTACTTTTTGGACCTTTTTATGAGCGGGTTAACAAAAGGCAGTATTTATGCTCTTATAGCACTTGGTTATACAATGGTTTATGGAATTATTCAGCTTATCAATTTCGCTCACGGTGAGATATATATGATAGGAGCTTTTGTAGCTCTTATAACTGCAACTATTCTTGCTTCAATGGGATTAAACATCGTTTTTGTTTTCCTTATTTCAACGCTTGTTGCTGTTATCTACTCTTCTGCTTATGGGTTTACAGTTGAAAAGATAGCCTATAAGCCTTTAAGGCATGCTTCACGTCTTTCGCCTCTTATAAGTGCTATCGGTATGTCAATATTTTTGCAAAACTATGTTATGCTTTCTCAGACCGCTGATTTTGTGCCTTTTCCAGAAATTATTCCTGTTCCTAAGTTTCTTGATAAAATAGCAGATTATGTTGATCCTGTTGGAGTGGTTATCATAGTTGTAACTGTTATAGTGATGATTGCCCTTCATCTCTTTGTTAAAAAGACAAAGATGGGAAAAGCCATGAGAGCAACAGCCCAGAATAAAACGATGGCTATGTTGTGTGGTGTGGATGTTGATAAGACGATTTCTTTGACTTTTATTATAGGTTCTGCCCTTGCTGCTGTTGGCGGTGTTTTGATAGGTTCTTATGTGGGGCAGATAAACTTTTTCATAGGTTTTATCGCAGGGCTTAAAGCTTTTACCGCTGCTGTTTTAGGTGGTATCGGCAGCATTCCAGGTGCTGCTCTTGGTGGAGTTGTTCTTGGTTTGACTGAAAGTTTTGGAACAGGGTATATTTCAAGCGATTATGAGGATGTTTTTGCGTTTATAATTCTTGTTCTTATTCTTATTTTCCGTCCTGCTGGAATTTTAGGAAAATCAAATACTGAAAAAGTTTAA